The following are from one region of the Quercus robur chromosome 1, dhQueRobu3.1, whole genome shotgun sequence genome:
- the LOC126723601 gene encoding zinc finger CCCH domain-containing protein 1-like: MADSGENQQPEQVCNFFRKPSRNKNIRKRTVDEEDEDDSKTEGSFLHSQKKTIKPDNKLYFSTGSSKNKTSTEAKEESEKPIFQFESSREIQVEHDSRATATLETETDFSRDARALRERSLKQAEEALKGKGKSSGDEKLYRGINGYTDYKAGFRREQTVASEKAGGAHGPLRASAHIRVSARFDYQPDICKDYKETGYCGYGDSCKFMHDRGDYKSGWQMEKEWDEAEKVRKRNLALGLDDEDDGGVDPGEEDDDDDSLPFACFICRQPFVDAVVTKCKHYFCEHCALKHHTKNKKCFVCNKPTLGIFNTAHEIRKRIAAEGK; this comes from the exons ATGGCAGATTCGGGTGAAAATCAACAGCCTGAACAAG TTTGCAACTTTTTCAGAAAGCCTTCAAGGAATAAAAACATCAGAAAAAGAACagttgatgaagaagatgaggatgaTTCAAAAACAGAAGGCTCATTCTTACACAGTCAAAAGAAAACCATAAAGCCTGACAATAAGCTGTATTTTTCGACTGGATCCTCTAAGAACAAAACGTCTACTGAAGCAAAGGAAGAATCTGAGAAGCCAATTTTTCAGTTTGAGTCTTCAAGGGAAATTCAAGTTGAACATGATAGCAGAGCGACAGCAACTCTAGAAACTGAGACCGATTTCTCAAGAGATGCTCGTGCATTGCGTGAGAGATCTCTTAAGCAAGCAGAGGAGGCTTTGAAGGGGAAAGGAAAAAGCTCTGGGGATGAAAAGTTGTATAGAGGAATTAATGGATATACTGATTACAAGGCTGGTTTCCGAAGAGAGCAAACGGTTGCTAGTGAGAAAGCTGGCGGAGCACATGGGCCTTTGAGGGCTTCTGCTCACATAAGAGTTTCAGCGAGATTTGATTATCAACCGGACATATGTAAGGATTACAAAGAGACTGGTTATTGTGGGTATGGAGATTCTTGTAAGTTTATGCATGATCGAGGGGATTACAAGTCTGGATGGCAAATGGAGAAGGAGTGGGATGAAGCAGAGAAAGTAAGGAAGAGAAATCTAGCTTTGGGATtagatgatgaggatgatggtggTGTAGACCCTGGtgaggaagatgatgatgatgattcgTTGCCCTTTGCATGTTTCATTTGCAGGCAGCCTTTTGTTGATGCTGTTGTAACCAAGTGCAAGCACTATTTCTGTGAGCATTGCGCATTAAAG CATCACACAAAGAACAAGAAATGCTTTGTTTGCAACAAACCTACTCTTGGCATTTTCAATACAGCTCATGAGATACGCAAAAGGATTGCCGCAGAGGGTAAATAA